One Chitinophagaceae bacterium C216 genomic window carries:
- the sigE_2 gene encoding ECF RNA polymerase sigma factor SigE, which produces MAQSGEALLDILKGCQNNIEHHKETLYKSFYGYVKGVVTRYVTDFHYAEEIVNDSFIKIFNNLSSFQALGQATNVSTSFKAWIAKIASRTAIDFLRKKKIDFNKDDISDINHSSIAYEQSSSSEIKDILKLLNALPQTQRAIFNLYEIEGFSHQEIAVMLSIPENVSRSYLSRAKNKLKALYIENF; this is translated from the coding sequence TTGGCACAAAGCGGCGAAGCACTGCTCGATATCTTAAAGGGATGCCAAAACAATATAGAGCATCATAAAGAGACGCTTTACAAAAGCTTTTACGGCTATGTTAAAGGCGTAGTGACCCGCTATGTAACTGATTTTCATTATGCAGAAGAAATTGTAAACGACAGTTTTATAAAGATATTTAACAACTTATCATCCTTTCAGGCATTGGGCCAAGCTACCAATGTATCCACATCATTCAAAGCTTGGATTGCAAAAATCGCGTCAAGAACAGCAATCGACTTTTTACGTAAAAAGAAAATCGACTTTAATAAGGATGATATTTCAGACATCAATCATAGCAGTATAGCATATGAACAATCCTCAAGTAGTGAGATAAAAGATATTTTAAAACTCTTAAATGCATTACCCCAAACACAAAGAGCCATTTTTAATTTGTATGAAATAGAAGGGTTTTCGCATCAGGAAATAGCCGTTATGCTGTCTATTCCCGAAAATGTTAGCCGCTCTTATCTGTCAAGAGCTAAAAATAAACTGAAAGCCCTTTATATAGAAAACTTTTAA